One window from the genome of Bdellovibrio sp. NC01 encodes:
- a CDS encoding efflux RND transporter permease subunit, giving the protein MRLSDLSIKNPVFAWMLMFGLMIFGLISFSRMGLSQLPDVDFPTVNVSVTMDGAAPEVMETQVVDPIESALMAVEGVQNITSSSKSGSANITVEFDLDRNIDVALQDVQARVAATQKILPKEVDAPTISKTNPDDQPILWLAVTYDGDPLFMAQYARDFLKDRFSTVAGVGDISLGGYTDPVMEVMVRPKDLMKYNIAVNDVMDAISAEHSEIPGGFLETDKKSFNVRTMGEAKTVDEFRSIVISRRGGQAIQDPTNMVKISQVADANFGLYEVRRFSRFNGQQALGIGIRKQRGTNAVAVARSVKEKIAELGPVLPKGMKVNVNFDSTKFIEDSVHNLTHELMMAVILTSLVCWMFLGSWSATFNVLLSIPTSLLGAFIGLYFLGYTLNTFTLLGLTLAIGIVVDDAIMVLENIFRYNEEGRGQIESAIIGSREIGFAAMAATAAVIAIFLPVAFMKGIIGKFFMQFGVTISIAVFLSLVESLTITPMRCASFVHHGERSTKIGKAFESFMDNLRHKYDGLLRKTLNHPKMVVGLSVVFVLLSFFSLKFLGKEMTPVQDQSVFIARIMMPVGTSLAYTNQQTKTIEDWLLKRPEVKQVYAAVGGFGSGTQKSSSDANQSMMFISMKEMGERPKDPEKGRELTQAEFMQVVRKYMLSVQDVRPILMDLSQRGFSSGKGYPIEFTVVGNDWDKLATFSQTIMGEMDKSGLMADVDSDYLLGMPEIQIKPSRESAAQHGVSVSAIGTTVNSLIGGVKVGEYPQGGHRYDIRVKLQDAGKPMEQIKTLFISNAKGNLIPLPKVTTQETNPSLQQISRQNRQRAITITANLKPGVSQQDAMAKIEQISAKTLEPGYMINQSGNAKSFKESFQSLIFALVMGLVIAYMVLASQFNSFIDPVAILMALPFSFSGAFFFLLVTGQTLNMYSMIGLLLLMGIVKKNSILLIEFTNTVRDRSHNTMTAVAALTEACPVRLRPIIMTSIATMAAAVPSALARGAGSETMRPMAICLIGGVLVSTALTLFVVPCIYILLDKFRKRDEVREATKKAFEAVGNEALG; this is encoded by the coding sequence ATGAGACTCTCGGATTTATCGATTAAGAATCCCGTGTTCGCGTGGATGTTAATGTTCGGCTTGATGATTTTCGGTTTGATTTCTTTTTCACGTATGGGACTGAGCCAACTCCCTGACGTGGACTTTCCCACTGTAAACGTTTCAGTGACGATGGATGGTGCGGCCCCTGAGGTTATGGAGACCCAGGTTGTTGACCCGATTGAATCGGCCTTGATGGCGGTTGAAGGTGTACAAAATATCACATCAAGTTCTAAATCGGGCAGTGCCAATATCACTGTTGAATTCGATTTGGATCGTAACATCGACGTGGCTCTTCAAGACGTACAAGCGCGTGTGGCAGCGACTCAAAAAATTCTTCCGAAAGAAGTCGATGCTCCGACAATTTCAAAAACAAATCCCGATGACCAACCGATCTTATGGTTGGCAGTAACTTATGATGGCGATCCGTTGTTCATGGCGCAATATGCGCGTGACTTCTTGAAGGATCGTTTCTCGACTGTTGCGGGCGTGGGTGACATCTCTTTAGGTGGTTACACAGATCCAGTGATGGAAGTGATGGTTCGTCCTAAAGACTTGATGAAATACAACATCGCAGTGAATGACGTGATGGATGCGATTTCAGCAGAGCACTCTGAAATCCCAGGTGGTTTCTTAGAGACTGATAAAAAATCTTTCAACGTTCGTACGATGGGTGAGGCGAAAACGGTGGATGAATTCCGCTCGATCGTGATTTCTCGTCGTGGTGGACAAGCGATTCAAGATCCAACGAACATGGTTAAGATCAGCCAAGTTGCTGATGCAAACTTTGGTCTTTATGAAGTTCGTCGTTTCTCGCGCTTCAATGGGCAGCAAGCGTTGGGTATCGGTATCCGTAAACAGCGTGGTACAAATGCCGTTGCCGTTGCGCGCTCTGTAAAAGAAAAAATTGCAGAGTTGGGTCCTGTTCTTCCAAAAGGTATGAAAGTTAACGTGAACTTCGATTCGACGAAGTTCATCGAAGACTCGGTTCACAACTTAACACATGAGTTGATGATGGCCGTGATCTTGACGTCCTTGGTATGTTGGATGTTCCTGGGAAGTTGGTCGGCGACGTTCAACGTCCTGTTATCGATTCCGACCTCGTTGCTCGGGGCCTTTATCGGTTTGTACTTCCTTGGTTACACATTGAATACTTTCACACTGTTGGGTCTAACACTGGCGATCGGTATCGTCGTGGATGATGCCATCATGGTCCTCGAGAATATCTTCCGGTATAACGAGGAGGGCCGGGGACAAATTGAATCTGCGATCATCGGTTCGCGTGAGATCGGTTTTGCTGCAATGGCTGCGACGGCTGCCGTTATCGCGATCTTCCTTCCGGTTGCCTTCATGAAGGGTATTATCGGTAAGTTCTTCATGCAATTCGGTGTAACGATCTCTATCGCGGTCTTCTTGTCATTGGTTGAGTCATTAACGATCACGCCAATGCGTTGTGCAAGCTTCGTGCACCATGGTGAGCGTTCAACGAAAATTGGTAAGGCGTTTGAATCCTTCATGGATAATCTTCGCCACAAATACGATGGCTTACTTCGTAAAACTTTGAACCATCCAAAAATGGTTGTTGGTCTTTCTGTCGTCTTCGTTCTGTTGTCGTTCTTCTCGTTGAAGTTCCTAGGTAAAGAGATGACTCCGGTACAAGATCAAAGCGTGTTCATCGCTCGTATCATGATGCCGGTCGGTACTTCGCTTGCTTATACGAATCAACAAACGAAAACGATCGAAGATTGGTTGTTGAAACGACCTGAAGTGAAACAAGTGTATGCGGCTGTCGGTGGTTTCGGTAGCGGTACACAAAAATCCTCTTCTGATGCGAATCAGTCGATGATGTTTATTTCGATGAAAGAAATGGGCGAGCGTCCTAAAGATCCAGAAAAGGGTCGTGAATTAACACAAGCCGAGTTCATGCAAGTCGTACGTAAATATATGTTGTCGGTACAAGACGTGCGCCCGATCTTGATGGACTTGTCACAACGTGGTTTCTCGTCAGGTAAAGGTTATCCAATCGAATTTACGGTTGTTGGTAATGACTGGGACAAACTTGCAACGTTCTCGCAAACTATCATGGGAGAGATGGATAAATCAGGTTTGATGGCCGACGTCGATTCTGACTACTTGCTTGGTATGCCGGAAATTCAAATCAAACCAAGTCGTGAATCTGCGGCTCAACACGGTGTCAGCGTTTCTGCCATCGGTACGACTGTGAATTCATTGATCGGTGGTGTGAAAGTCGGCGAGTACCCTCAAGGTGGTCACCGTTACGATATCCGCGTGAAACTGCAAGATGCTGGTAAACCGATGGAGCAAATTAAAACTCTGTTCATCAGCAATGCGAAAGGTAACTTGATCCCACTTCCTAAAGTGACGACACAAGAAACAAATCCAAGCTTGCAACAGATCTCTCGTCAAAATCGTCAACGTGCGATCACGATCACGGCCAACTTGAAACCTGGCGTGAGTCAGCAAGATGCGATGGCGAAGATTGAACAGATCTCTGCAAAAACTCTTGAGCCGGGTTACATGATCAACCAATCAGGTAACGCGAAGTCGTTCAAAGAGTCTTTCCAAAGCTTGATCTTTGCGTTGGTGATGGGTTTAGTTATTGCCTACATGGTTCTTGCCAGCCAGTTCAACTCGTTCATCGATCCAGTGGCGATTTTGATGGCCTTGCCGTTCAGCTTTAGCGGTGCCTTCTTCTTCCTATTGGTGACAGGTCAGACATTGAATATGTATTCGATGATCGGTTTGTTGTTGTTGATGGGTATCGTGAAGAAGAACTCGATCTTGTTGATTGAGTTTACAAATACTGTGCGTGACCGTTCACACAACACAATGACTGCGGTTGCTGCGTTGACGGAAGCCTGCCCGGTTCGTCTTCGTCCGATCATCATGACGTCGATTGCAACGATGGCTGCGGCGGTTCCTTCAGCTTTGGCTCGCGGTGCGGGTTCAGAGACGATGCGTCCGATGGCGATCTGTTTGATCGGTGGTGTCTTGGTTTCAACAGCGTTAACTTTGTTCGTCGTTCCTTGTATCTACATCTTGTTAGATAAATTTAGAAAACGTGACGAAGTTCGTGAAGCGACTAAGAAAGCATTCGAAGCTGTCGGTAACGAAGCTCTTGGCTAA
- the selD gene encoding selenide, water dikinase SelD yields the protein MNTNSIALTQTVQKGGCAAKVAASELRKILSQVQFPPTHKELLVDGGLFDDAAIYQVTESIAMVQTLDFFTPILDTPKLFGRVAATNALSDVYAMGGRPRTAMGILAFPIATLPESVIVDVMQGASDVIAEAQATFVGGHSIDDDTLKFGLSVTGFVDPKKIWSNTGARAGDALILTKPLGTGTMTAALKRREATEQDIAEAIESMGTLNNVLDFLSDDLASAIHGATDITGFGLSGHSMQVAKASGVTLRMNSKALPAFDKALAFIEKGFLTKAHRSNAQYTEGSIDVESLTEMQKLLLHDPQTSGGLLLSVSSDKASKVLESLRGRYKKAAIIGEVLERKKNWVEFV from the coding sequence ATGAACACAAATTCCATCGCTCTTACGCAAACAGTGCAAAAGGGAGGATGCGCAGCGAAAGTTGCAGCCTCTGAACTTCGTAAAATCTTGTCACAAGTTCAGTTTCCACCGACGCATAAAGAATTGTTGGTTGATGGCGGATTGTTTGACGATGCAGCGATTTATCAAGTCACTGAGTCGATCGCCATGGTGCAAACTCTGGATTTCTTTACACCGATATTAGACACACCAAAACTTTTCGGCCGAGTCGCCGCGACGAATGCTTTGAGTGACGTGTATGCTATGGGCGGAAGGCCGCGTACGGCGATGGGCATATTAGCTTTTCCGATCGCGACGTTGCCTGAATCTGTCATCGTCGACGTTATGCAAGGGGCGAGTGACGTTATTGCAGAAGCACAAGCGACATTTGTTGGTGGGCATTCAATTGATGACGACACTTTGAAATTTGGTCTTTCTGTTACGGGCTTTGTTGATCCTAAAAAGATTTGGTCCAACACAGGAGCCCGCGCAGGTGATGCTTTGATTCTTACAAAACCACTTGGTACGGGCACAATGACTGCGGCGTTAAAACGCCGTGAAGCGACCGAACAAGATATTGCTGAAGCCATCGAAAGCATGGGCACGTTGAACAATGTTTTGGATTTTCTGTCTGATGATCTTGCTTCTGCTATTCATGGTGCCACTGATATCACGGGCTTTGGTCTTTCGGGTCACAGCATGCAAGTGGCAAAGGCGAGCGGCGTGACTTTGCGTATGAACTCTAAGGCACTGCCAGCGTTTGATAAGGCTCTTGCATTCATCGAAAAGGGATTTTTAACGAAGGCTCATCGTAGTAATGCGCAATATACCGAAGGCAGTATTGACGTTGAATCTTTGACAGAGATGCAAAAACTTTTGCTGCATGATCCTCAGACAAGTGGTGGATTGTTATTATCAGTTTCTTCCGACAAAGCTTCCAAAGTTCTAGAAAGTCTTCGCGGTCGCTACAAAAAAGCCGCGATCATCGGTGAAGTTTTGGAACGCAAAAAGAATTGGGTTGAATTTGTCTAG
- the mnmH gene encoding tRNA 2-selenouridine(34) synthase MnmH, with protein MNLSRIPESAFAELFLNNTPLIDVRAPVEFLAGSLPGAVNLPIMNDQERAAVGTTYKQQGREAAIELGHQLVSGANKDQRVEQWCEYIRKHPEAVIYCFRGGLRSQISQRWISESGLSRPLIQGGYKAVRHFLMKHIDEFSQNHRFLMISGPTGSAKTHLLSELQSVRGCVDLEKHAGHRGSAFGGVLGAQPTQIDFENHLAVALLKIEASKESRMILVEDESRMIGRCVVPEGFFTRMRESELVYIDEPIEKRVENIFNDYISATPIVSGTAREALNVYHHYRQALLQISRKLGGARTQEILADLDSAAQVSLSDSRDFESNKIWIEKLLRYYYDPQYAKSLERRNSNIHWRGSYQSALEYLKG; from the coding sequence TTGAATTTGTCTAGGATTCCCGAATCAGCATTTGCGGAGCTTTTTTTAAATAACACGCCTTTGATTGACGTGCGTGCCCCTGTCGAATTTTTGGCGGGTTCATTGCCAGGTGCCGTCAATCTTCCGATTATGAATGACCAAGAACGAGCTGCTGTCGGAACGACTTACAAACAACAGGGTCGTGAAGCCGCGATTGAACTGGGTCATCAATTGGTGTCTGGGGCGAATAAAGATCAACGTGTTGAACAGTGGTGTGAATACATTCGCAAACATCCCGAGGCGGTGATTTATTGTTTTCGCGGAGGCCTGCGTTCGCAAATTTCTCAGCGCTGGATTTCCGAATCAGGTTTGTCGCGTCCTTTGATTCAGGGTGGTTACAAGGCCGTTCGTCATTTTCTGATGAAGCACATTGACGAGTTTTCGCAAAATCATCGTTTTTTAATGATCTCAGGTCCCACGGGAAGTGCAAAAACTCATTTGTTATCTGAACTTCAAAGTGTTCGCGGATGCGTGGATTTAGAAAAGCATGCGGGACATCGTGGCTCTGCATTTGGCGGTGTGCTGGGGGCGCAGCCCACACAGATTGATTTTGAAAATCATTTGGCTGTCGCTTTATTAAAGATCGAAGCAAGTAAAGAAAGCAGAATGATTTTAGTCGAAGATGAAAGTCGCATGATTGGTCGGTGTGTCGTGCCGGAAGGTTTCTTTACACGCATGCGTGAATCCGAGCTTGTCTATATTGATGAGCCGATTGAAAAACGCGTGGAAAATATATTTAACGATTACATCTCTGCGACACCCATTGTGAGTGGCACTGCAAGGGAAGCTTTGAATGTTTATCATCACTATCGTCAGGCTCTTTTGCAAATTTCGCGTAAACTGGGCGGAGCTCGCACGCAGGAAATTTTGGCGGACCTAGATTCTGCGGCCCAAGTATCGCTATCGGACTCTCGCGATTTTGAAAGCAATAAAATCTGGATCGAAAAACTTTTGCGCTATTACTATGATCCCCAATATGCAAAAAGTTTGGAACGTCGTAATTCCAATATTCACTGGCGTGGATCTTATCAAAGCGCCCTTGAATATTTAAAAGGTTAA
- the ygiD gene encoding 4,5-DOPA dioxygenase extradiol produces the protein MTRMPVLFVGHGSPMNALDTNPFTETLSALGKKLPKPQAILVVSAHWETQGTQVLHNAAPQTIHDFYGFPKPLFDMQYPAKGPLKLAEETQKLIPGSVLSEKWGFDHGTWAILVHMYPDADIPVYQLSIDVTKTPEQHLEIGKLLRPLREQGVLIVGSGNIVHNLRLINWREPKAAYDWAQEFDADIKKSLDERDANSLTHFKEKFGDAAVKSVPTPEHYYPLLYCYGASDEADKLVYPYEGFEMGSLSMRNALWS, from the coding sequence ATGACTCGCATGCCTGTGCTCTTTGTAGGGCACGGGTCTCCGATGAATGCTCTCGACACGAATCCCTTCACGGAGACCTTGAGCGCCCTTGGTAAAAAACTTCCGAAACCGCAGGCTATCCTTGTGGTCTCTGCTCACTGGGAGACCCAAGGGACTCAAGTTCTGCACAATGCGGCTCCGCAAACGATCCATGATTTCTACGGCTTTCCAAAACCTTTGTTTGATATGCAATATCCTGCCAAAGGCCCTTTGAAGTTGGCTGAAGAAACTCAGAAATTGATTCCCGGTTCAGTATTGAGTGAAAAATGGGGTTTCGATCACGGCACTTGGGCGATCTTGGTGCACATGTATCCTGACGCAGATATTCCGGTTTATCAGTTAAGTATCGACGTCACGAAAACTCCGGAACAACACCTTGAGATCGGCAAACTTCTGCGCCCGCTCCGCGAGCAAGGAGTTTTGATTGTTGGCAGTGGTAACATCGTTCACAACTTGCGTTTGATCAATTGGCGCGAACCAAAAGCCGCTTACGATTGGGCTCAAGAATTTGACGCGGATATCAAGAAATCCTTGGATGAACGTGATGCGAACTCGCTCACACATTTTAAGGAAAAGTTCGGTGATGCGGCGGTAAAATCCGTTCCAACTCCAGAACACTATTACCCGCTTCTTTATTGTTACGGCGCTTCCGACGAAGCCGATAAGCTCGTCTATCCTTACGAGGGCTTCGAAATGGGCTCTCTCTCGATGCGCAACGCACTCTGGTCCTAA
- a CDS encoding YceI family protein, translated as MKNLITTAFVTLVSVSAFAGKTIPAGTYQIDNAHSKIGFEVPHLVIATVEGRFTKFDGTIVIDPKLEKSKANLNVDVASINTENKDRDAHLQSPDFFDAAKNPKLTFVTKKIVGSADNLKLVGDLTIKGKTKEVTLDVKYLGDVNDPFGNHKVVFNATGKINRQDFGLSWSKAVEAGPVVGDEVTLSIKVEANKPADKKG; from the coding sequence ATGAAAAACTTAATCACTACAGCATTTGTAACGTTGGTTTCTGTATCAGCTTTCGCGGGTAAAACAATCCCAGCAGGTACATACCAAATCGATAACGCCCACTCGAAAATCGGCTTTGAAGTTCCGCATCTTGTGATCGCGACTGTTGAAGGTCGTTTCACAAAATTTGACGGCACGATCGTGATTGATCCTAAATTGGAAAAATCTAAAGCGAACTTGAACGTGGATGTGGCAAGCATCAACACTGAAAACAAAGACCGCGATGCACATTTGCAAAGCCCGGACTTCTTTGATGCTGCTAAAAATCCGAAGTTGACGTTCGTTACTAAAAAGATTGTTGGTTCTGCAGATAACTTGAAACTTGTTGGTGATCTAACAATCAAAGGCAAAACTAAAGAAGTGACTCTTGATGTGAAATACCTAGGTGACGTAAACGATCCATTCGGTAATCACAAAGTTGTCTTCAATGCGACTGGCAAAATCAACCGTCAAGATTTCGGTTTGAGCTGGAGCAAAGCAGTTGAAGCAGGCCCTGTTGTTGGCGACGAAGTCACTTTGTCTATCAAAGTTGAAGCTAACAAGCCTGCTGATAAGAAAGGTTAA
- a CDS encoding LysR family transcriptional regulator, protein MEQLDLNQIRTFVRIVQAGSFTKAAEILRQPKSRVSRRLAALEKELGVQLIYRTTRQFQLTENGKIYYERSRGLIEGLENLTAELNEETSEVSGLIKITASDDMGVTKLAPVLDDFTKQYPRVRFEVLLTQAYVDLVKESVDVAIRIGNLKDSSLRVKKISSLRNIFVATPGFLERYRHAEDFNQLPLLPFIGLGNAQQVKVIRNSDGKKLTAKVNPVLTTNNPSMMVAMALTGKGISLIPEFLCTDHIRAGRLVHVYKGYQSDEVQISMVTPEQKEVPLKVKKFVEFAAKRLKEIFNES, encoded by the coding sequence ATGGAACAGTTAGATTTAAACCAAATCCGTACCTTTGTGAGAATTGTCCAAGCGGGAAGCTTCACCAAAGCTGCTGAAATCCTGCGCCAACCCAAATCCAGGGTCAGTCGCCGTCTTGCTGCGTTAGAAAAGGAGCTGGGCGTTCAGCTTATCTATCGCACGACGAGACAATTTCAACTGACTGAAAATGGGAAAATCTATTATGAGCGTTCTCGCGGTTTAATCGAAGGTCTGGAAAATCTGACGGCAGAGTTGAATGAAGAAACATCAGAAGTTTCAGGACTGATTAAGATCACAGCTTCAGATGATATGGGTGTGACGAAGCTGGCCCCAGTCCTTGATGATTTCACCAAACAATATCCCCGCGTGCGCTTTGAAGTTTTACTGACACAAGCTTATGTTGACCTCGTCAAAGAGTCTGTCGATGTCGCGATTCGTATTGGGAATTTGAAAGACAGCAGTCTGCGGGTGAAGAAGATTTCAAGTCTTAGAAATATCTTTGTGGCGACGCCGGGATTTCTGGAGCGCTACCGTCATGCGGAAGACTTCAATCAATTGCCTTTGCTACCGTTCATTGGCTTAGGCAATGCTCAACAAGTTAAAGTCATCCGCAATAGCGATGGTAAAAAGCTCACTGCGAAAGTGAACCCAGTGTTAACGACCAACAATCCCTCGATGATGGTTGCAATGGCGTTGACGGGGAAGGGGATCAGTTTGATTCCTGAATTCCTCTGCACGGATCATATTCGTGCGGGACGACTGGTGCACGTGTATAAGGGCTATCAAAGCGATGAAGTGCAAATCAGTATGGTGACGCCTGAACAAAAGGAAGTGCCACTGAAAGTAAAAAAATTCGTGGAGTTCGCAGCAAAAAGACTCAAAGAGATTTTTAACGAGAGCTGA
- a CDS encoding PilZ domain-containing protein, giving the protein MTSLARYHGRSPRYILDTEDESLVRVAGPKQIPWEEGTEIKNVSLTGLAFTAPDDLCPLLGEVIKIQFVPPGSRQMACYGIVTRLENISEARTLVGVHFYKMEMQQRIILAQGLARRFKEAQDRGRIDDLLNRPSSKISLSNLPQLVMMSILAVTWGALIFSLFHHQYEGLYKLLLKALS; this is encoded by the coding sequence ATGACAAGTCTTGCTCGCTACCATGGTAGATCTCCTAGATACATTCTCGATACCGAGGATGAAAGCCTTGTCCGTGTTGCCGGTCCCAAACAAATTCCGTGGGAAGAAGGCACTGAAATCAAAAACGTTTCCCTGACAGGTTTAGCTTTCACCGCACCAGACGATTTGTGTCCTCTGCTGGGTGAGGTGATTAAAATCCAATTCGTGCCACCGGGCTCAAGACAGATGGCATGTTATGGTATTGTGACTCGTCTAGAAAATATCAGTGAAGCACGCACTCTTGTCGGTGTGCATTTCTATAAAATGGAAATGCAACAAAGAATCATTCTTGCGCAAGGCCTTGCACGTCGCTTTAAAGAAGCCCAAGACCGCGGTCGCATCGACGATCTTTTGAATCGTCCTTCAAGCAAAATCAGTCTTTCGAATCTTCCGCAACTTGTGATGATGAGCATTCTTGCCGTCACGTGGGGTGCGCTTATCTTTTCGCTTTTCCATCACCAATACGAAGGCTTGTATAAACTTCTGCTGAAAGCGCTTTCTTAA
- a CDS encoding CpaF family protein, whose translation MKLDYGPLTSLLADSSITEIMVNSPEHIFVEHKGVLVETGVRFIDERALWDFVFAILHFENKDKSAATSFDGVLPDGSRYNIVVPPMTPKYPSITIRKFQSKRLTLQDLVNNKSLNEKAAYFLSQAVKAKMNILVSGGTGSGKTSFLQALTFEIPAEERIVTIEDVAELKIQHRNWVQLLSVANGPTPVTARQCLVNSLRMRPDRILVGECRKDETWDMLQAMNTGHEGSMTTLHANSPQECLTRVENLLYMANFDLPIKALRAQIAGSVNFVVQVKRLPNGQRMVTDIMEISGMEGDVITRAPVFTLDNKGELAPVGYVPRCMKLFNARGFQFPEGFFDPSRAFRRAA comes from the coding sequence ATGAAACTCGATTACGGTCCACTGACATCATTGCTTGCAGATTCTTCGATCACAGAAATCATGGTGAATTCACCCGAGCATATATTTGTCGAACACAAAGGTGTTCTTGTTGAAACCGGAGTGCGCTTTATCGATGAACGCGCTTTGTGGGATTTCGTTTTCGCGATTCTGCATTTTGAAAATAAAGACAAGTCAGCTGCAACGTCTTTTGACGGCGTTCTTCCCGATGGCAGTCGTTATAATATCGTCGTGCCACCGATGACTCCGAAATATCCATCGATCACGATCCGTAAATTTCAAAGCAAGCGTTTAACGCTGCAAGATCTTGTGAACAACAAATCTTTGAATGAAAAAGCGGCCTATTTTTTATCACAAGCCGTAAAAGCAAAGATGAATATCTTGGTTTCTGGCGGTACAGGTTCTGGTAAGACTTCATTCTTACAAGCTTTGACGTTTGAAATTCCCGCAGAAGAGCGCATCGTCACGATTGAAGATGTGGCCGAACTAAAAATCCAACATCGCAATTGGGTGCAATTACTTTCTGTCGCGAATGGACCGACCCCAGTAACAGCTCGTCAGTGTTTGGTGAATTCATTGCGTATGCGCCCGGACCGTATTTTGGTTGGCGAGTGCCGTAAAGATGAAACATGGGATATGCTGCAAGCAATGAACACGGGTCACGAAGGTTCGATGACGACATTGCATGCGAACTCTCCGCAAGAGTGTCTGACTCGCGTTGAAAATCTTTTGTATATGGCCAATTTCGATTTGCCGATCAAAGCGTTGCGCGCACAAATCGCGGGCTCTGTGAATTTTGTGGTGCAAGTAAAACGTCTGCCGAATGGTCAACGCATGGTCACTGACATCATGGAAATTTCCGGTATGGAAGGCGACGTGATCACTCGTGCGCCCGTGTTTACTTTAGACAACAAGGGCGAACTCGCACCTGTGGGTTATGTGCCTCGCTGTATGAAGTTATTTAATGCGCGTGGATTCCAATTCCCCGAAGGTTTCTTCGATCCTAGTCGCGCTTTCCGTCGCGCGGCTTAA
- the thiL gene encoding thiamine-phosphate kinase, whose translation MQNLPKEWNRIDKIKSLVQRHNPNTVVGLGDDGFVFRNFPGLSVIAQDMMIEEVHFSFDYTSASDLGHKILAVNLSDLAAMGATAHFAQVSLGLPAHLTQTWLDEFYQGMTQLGDQFQVEIVGGDLCLSPKATVVDVSVYGSCETPFTRGNVQPGQLLLASGPLGLSHAGLLALQNKIGDRYPESVLRHKRPTPRLDLVSSLHQQAHAVRALMDCSDGLINDVTILAHNRLGFQVWAEQALIHPEVATLAKELGTSPTDFLLWGGEDYQLLLVVDETDRDRFPEWNVLGQFTETPVIAVREDGKVRNLETFKGWKHFG comes from the coding sequence ATGCAGAATCTTCCGAAGGAATGGAATCGAATCGACAAGATAAAATCTCTCGTCCAGCGTCATAATCCAAACACGGTTGTGGGGCTTGGTGATGACGGTTTTGTCTTCCGAAATTTCCCAGGTCTTTCTGTTATTGCTCAAGACATGATGATTGAAGAAGTTCACTTCAGCTTTGATTATACAAGCGCGTCTGATCTTGGACATAAAATTCTTGCAGTTAACTTAAGTGATCTAGCCGCAATGGGTGCGACCGCACATTTTGCGCAAGTTTCACTGGGCCTGCCAGCACATCTAACACAAACTTGGCTTGACGAATTCTATCAGGGCATGACTCAGTTAGGTGATCAATTCCAAGTAGAAATCGTGGGCGGCGATTTGTGTTTATCTCCGAAAGCGACCGTGGTGGATGTCAGTGTTTATGGGTCCTGCGAAACGCCATTCACTCGCGGCAATGTGCAACCAGGACAACTTCTTTTAGCAAGCGGTCCACTGGGACTTTCTCACGCTGGCTTACTTGCCTTACAGAATAAAATTGGCGATCGCTATCCTGAAAGTGTCCTTCGTCACAAAAGACCTACTCCCCGTTTAGATTTAGTTTCATCGTTACACCAACAAGCCCATGCTGTGCGGGCTTTGATGGATTGCAGTGACGGCTTGATCAATGACGTCACAATCCTTGCGCACAATCGTCTGGGCTTTCAAGTATGGGCCGAACAAGCACTGATTCATCCCGAAGTGGCGACATTAGCGAAAGAACTTGGCACATCGCCGACGGACTTTTTGCTTTGGGGTGGCGAAGATTATCAATTACTTTTGGTCGTCGATGAAACCGATCGCGATCGTTTCCCAGAATGGAACGTTCTTGGTCAGTTCACGGAAACGCCCGTCATTGCGGTTCGTGAAGACGGAAAAGTTCGTAATCTTGAAACCTTCAAAGGCTGGAAGCATTTTGGTTAA